A genomic stretch from Deltaproteobacteria bacterium includes:
- a CDS encoding ATP-sensitive inward rectifier potassium channel 10 — protein MVVVGARHTPFSDVYHHLLRAPWWLDLLGVSGLFLLLNLLFALGYVSVGGVAGARPGSLGDHFFFSVQTMGTIGYGVMHPLSAAAEALVTAEVIVGVSLVALSSGILFAKFSVPRARMQFAESATISPFDGVPTLMFRLGNERASQVIEATVRVVLVRTERTREGVVYYRMRDLRLERDRSPALARSWTVMHSIDASSPLHGATPETLARDEVELILTVVGIDETSAQNLHARHTYGHEQIRWGARHADMLSERPDGRLQLDMREFHRLVPTSPTPAFPYPR, from the coding sequence ATCGTCGTCGTCGGCGCGCGACACACGCCGTTCAGCGACGTCTACCATCATCTGCTGCGCGCGCCGTGGTGGCTCGACCTGCTCGGCGTGAGCGGTCTCTTCCTTCTGCTCAACCTCCTGTTCGCGTTGGGGTACGTGTCGGTCGGCGGCGTCGCGGGCGCGCGGCCAGGATCGCTCGGCGACCACTTCTTCTTCAGCGTGCAGACCATGGGGACGATCGGCTACGGCGTGATGCATCCGCTCTCGGCCGCGGCCGAGGCGCTCGTGACGGCCGAGGTCATCGTCGGGGTCTCGCTCGTCGCCCTGTCGAGCGGGATCCTCTTCGCCAAGTTCAGTGTGCCGCGGGCGCGCATGCAGTTCGCCGAGTCGGCGACGATCTCGCCCTTCGACGGCGTCCCCACCTTGATGTTTCGCCTCGGCAACGAGCGCGCATCGCAGGTCATCGAGGCGACCGTGCGCGTCGTGCTGGTGCGCACCGAGCGCACCCGCGAGGGCGTGGTCTACTACCGCATGCGCGACCTGCGGCTCGAGCGCGACCGCTCACCGGCGCTCGCGCGCTCCTGGACGGTCATGCACTCGATCGACGCGTCGAGCCCGCTCCACGGCGCCACCCCGGAGACGCTCGCCCGCGACGAGGTGGAGCTGATCCTGACGGTCGTCGGCATCGACGAGACCTCCGCGCAGAACCTGCACGCGCGTCACACCTACGGCCACGAGCAGATCCGCTGGGGCGCGCGCCACGCCGACATGCTCTCCGAGCGTCCCGACGGCCGGCTGCAGCTCGACATGCGCGAGTTCCACCGGCTCGTGCCCACCTCGCCGACGCCGGCGTTCCCCTACCCGCGCTG